One region of Thermoanaerobaculia bacterium genomic DNA includes:
- a CDS encoding TauD/TfdA family dioxygenase, whose protein sequence is MAIFSGGTIPVPTVAKDPPMPAGPGAIPVFESRDRAVDPPAWMRENQTSIDAALSRTGAALFRAFPIPDVAAFERAAERLCGPLAGDYGDLPRGAMGGKVYGATPYPADLPILFHHEAAHTARWPRRIAFFCLAAPARGGETVVADGRRVFGALPEDLRKRFERDGLLYMRRFTPGIDVGWQAYFRTAERGEVERLCRADGIDWEWTEDGGLRIRQRRPAVIRRGGSPVFFNQILLHHPAALPADVREALSMLLPEEDFPRRVAFGDGSRIPDEVVGVVRAAAEAAAAEIRWRAGDLLVVDNELAAHGRRPYGGERRIAVAMGTLEEEGENHERHGR, encoded by the coding sequence ATGGCGATCTTCTCCGGGGGCACGATCCCCGTTCCGACGGTCGCGAAGGATCCGCCGATGCCGGCCGGGCCCGGCGCCATCCCGGTTTTCGAGAGCCGCGATCGGGCAGTCGACCCGCCCGCCTGGATGCGCGAGAACCAGACGTCGATCGACGCCGCGCTCTCGCGGACGGGGGCGGCGCTCTTCCGCGCCTTTCCGATCCCGGACGTCGCCGCCTTCGAGCGGGCCGCCGAACGGCTCTGCGGTCCGCTGGCCGGCGACTACGGCGATCTCCCGCGCGGCGCGATGGGGGGAAAAGTCTACGGCGCCACGCCCTATCCCGCGGATCTCCCCATCCTTTTCCACCACGAGGCGGCGCACACGGCGCGCTGGCCGCGTCGGATCGCGTTCTTCTGTCTCGCGGCGCCGGCGCGCGGCGGAGAGACCGTCGTCGCCGACGGGCGGCGCGTGTTCGGCGCGCTTCCGGAGGATCTCCGGAAGCGGTTCGAGCGAGACGGCCTCCTCTACATGCGCCGCTTCACGCCGGGGATAGACGTCGGCTGGCAGGCGTACTTCCGGACGGCGGAGCGCGGCGAGGTCGAGCGGCTTTGCCGGGCGGACGGGATCGACTGGGAGTGGACCGAGGACGGAGGCCTCCGCATCCGCCAACGGCGGCCGGCCGTGATCCGGCGCGGCGGCTCGCCCGTTTTCTTCAATCAAATCCTGCTCCACCACCCGGCGGCGCTGCCCGCCGACGTCCGGGAGGCGCTGTCGATGCTCCTCCCGGAGGAGGACTTTCCGCGGCGCGTCGCGTTCGGGGACGGTTCGAGGATCCCGGACGAGGTCGTCGGCGTCGTGCGCGCCGCCGCGGAGGCGGCCGCCGCGGAGATCCGCTGGCGCGCCGGCGATCTCCTCGTGGTCGACAACGAGCTCGCGGCGCACGGCCGGCGTCCCTACGGAGGGGAACGGCGCATCGCCGTCGCCATGGGAACTCTCGAAGAGGAAGGGGAAAATCATGAGCGCCACGGCCGCTGA
- a CDS encoding non-ribosomal peptide synthetase encodes MSATAADPGSPLRGTEVVSGPAPSPFPALAAIELFEAQAGRHPGRTAVTGPDGASMTYAELDRTAEGFAAILEERGAGGAFVALCADPAPAAIAAILGIWKAGAVWVPLHPDQPPARLARQLAECGARWCFADGPASGTFSFGTAERLPLRAPRTRGRRKRTVPEPTSIAYGIFTSGSTGEPKLALLRHDSLVNYTMFVWQELLGGEEGLRFATPSSLAADLGHTCLFPALASGGTLEIPGRDVSRDATLFCGFLREREIDVLKIVPSHFAALSNAGADPAPRRLLVFGGEPLPPELARAAAARCPIVNHYGPTETTVGALFHRFVPSAVAVASVPIGRPIANVRAYVLDEHDRPAAPGSAGELWIGGVAVGEGYLGRPEESGRRFREDPFFPGGRVYRTGDRVRTLPDGSIDFLGRIDDQVKIRGHRVEPGEAAAILRRHPAVARAAVAVQRTSAEPRLVAAVVPRAGESVAADTLREFLAGELPEAWIPARIAVVDELPLAASGKVDLGRLAESAASTPGRPRNAVEEWIAGIWSEILGIPEPGVDDNFFALGGHSLAAMRIMARLRREIPAALPLPAIFRNPTVASLAA; translated from the coding sequence ATGAGCGCCACGGCCGCTGATCCCGGCTCTCCGCTTCGCGGAACGGAGGTCGTCTCCGGACCCGCCCCGAGCCCTTTTCCGGCGCTCGCGGCAATCGAGCTCTTCGAAGCCCAGGCCGGGCGACATCCGGGCCGGACGGCGGTGACGGGACCTGACGGAGCGTCGATGACGTATGCCGAGCTCGATCGGACGGCGGAGGGCTTCGCCGCCATCCTGGAAGAGCGCGGCGCGGGAGGAGCGTTCGTCGCCCTCTGCGCCGACCCGGCGCCCGCGGCGATCGCCGCGATCCTCGGGATCTGGAAGGCGGGCGCGGTGTGGGTGCCGCTCCACCCGGACCAGCCGCCGGCGCGTCTGGCGCGCCAGCTCGCGGAATGCGGCGCGCGTTGGTGCTTCGCCGACGGTCCGGCATCCGGGACGTTCTCTTTCGGCACGGCCGAGCGGCTGCCGCTCCGCGCACCGCGGACCCGGGGAAGACGGAAGAGGACCGTCCCCGAGCCGACGTCGATCGCCTACGGGATCTTCACGTCGGGATCGACGGGGGAACCGAAGCTCGCCCTCCTGCGTCACGACTCTCTCGTCAACTACACGATGTTCGTGTGGCAGGAGCTCCTCGGCGGAGAGGAAGGGCTTCGCTTCGCGACACCCTCCTCGCTCGCGGCGGACCTCGGCCACACCTGTCTTTTCCCCGCGCTCGCGTCCGGCGGCACGCTCGAGATCCCCGGCCGCGACGTCTCGCGCGACGCCACGCTCTTCTGCGGCTTCCTCCGCGAACGCGAAATCGACGTGCTCAAGATCGTTCCGTCGCATTTCGCGGCGCTCTCGAACGCCGGGGCGGATCCCGCTCCCCGGCGGCTTCTCGTGTTCGGCGGAGAGCCTCTGCCTCCCGAGCTCGCCCGCGCGGCGGCGGCGCGGTGCCCGATCGTCAATCACTATGGACCGACGGAGACGACGGTCGGAGCCCTCTTCCACCGGTTCGTCCCCTCCGCGGTCGCCGTTGCGTCCGTTCCGATCGGGCGCCCGATCGCGAACGTCCGCGCATACGTCCTCGACGAGCACGACCGTCCCGCGGCCCCCGGATCGGCGGGCGAGCTCTGGATCGGCGGGGTCGCGGTCGGCGAAGGCTATCTCGGGCGGCCGGAGGAGTCGGGCCGACGCTTCCGGGAAGACCCATTCTTCCCGGGCGGCCGCGTCTATCGGACGGGCGACCGGGTCCGGACCCTGCCGGACGGCTCGATCGACTTCCTCGGAAGGATCGACGACCAGGTGAAGATCCGTGGACACCGCGTCGAACCGGGAGAGGCCGCGGCGATTCTCCGCCGCCACCCGGCCGTCGCGCGGGCAGCCGTGGCGGTCCAGAGAACCAGCGCGGAACCCCGCCTCGTCGCCGCCGTCGTTCCGCGCGCCGGCGAGAGCGTGGCCGCGGACACGCTTCGCGAATTCCTCGCGGGAGAGCTCCCGGAGGCGTGGATTCCGGCCCGCATCGCGGTCGTCGACGAGCTTCCCCTCGCGGCGTCGGGAAAGGTCGATCTCGGCCGACTCGCGGAATCCGCCGCGTCGACGCCGGGACGGCCGCGAAATGCCGTCGAAGAATGGATCGCGGGGATCTGGAGCG